GCCGCGATCACCGCCGGGCTGTCGTCGGTCGAGTCGCAGCTGACCCGTGCGGTGCTGTGGTGGACCGCGGTCGACCTGTGCGAGTCGCAGGTCATCGGCGTCGGCGAGCTGCTCGGGCTGGCCGAGCGGCACCTGCGTCCGGAGCGGCACCCCCTCGTCTTCGAGGGCGTGATGCGCGCGCTCCAGTCGGTCGTGCGCCGCTACGCCGAGCCGGGCGAGGTGGCCGGCCACCTGGCGGTGGTCGCCGACATCGCCCGCGGTGCGGTCGACGGCGCCGACCCGTCGCTCGCCCCGGGTGCGTCGCGGGTGCTGGCCCGGCTCAGCGCCGACCGCGACCTGCTCGTCGCGTGGCTGGGCCGCGACGGCGTCGACCCCACCGTGCGGTGGGCGGCGGTCCAGCGCCTCGCCGAGCTGGGCGACGACTCGTGGATCGCCCCGGAGGAGCAGCGCGACAGGTCGGTCGCCGGCCACCACGCCGCCCTCACCGCCCGAGCCGCCGTGCCGACGCCGGAGGCCAAGGCCGCCGCCTGGGCGCAGCTGATGGGGGGCGAGCTGGGCAGCCACGAGTTCGACGCCGTCGGCGCCGGGTTCTGGGGCTGGGAGCAGGCCGACCTCGTACGTCCCTACCTCGCCCGCTACGTCACCGACGGCCTGGCGCTGGCCCGGCGCTCGGGCCAGGCGATGGGCGACGTGATCGGCGACGCGTTCCCGCTCCTGCCGCTGCCCGTCGACCTACGCCATGAGCTGCGCGCCGCGGTCGCCGTCGCCCTCGAGGGCGACGTGTCGACGGTGCTCGCGCGGGCGTGGAACGACGCGCTCGACGACCTCGACCGGACGCTCTGAGCGACCCGGCCGCGCGGTGGTCCGCCGCGCGGTCGGTCAGGCGCGATCGGTCAGGCGCGATCGGTCAGGCGCGGTCGGTCAGGCGTGGCCGTCGAACATCGACGTGACCGACCCGTCCTCGAACACCTCGCGGATGGCGCGGGCGATGAGCGGGGCGATCGAGAGCGTGGTCAGCTTGTCGAACTGCTTGTCCGCCGGGATGGGGAGGGTGTCGGTGACCACGATCTCCATCGCCGAGCAGTTCTTGAGCCGGTCGACCGCCGGGTCGGAGAGGATCGGGTGGGTCGCGGCGATGACCACGCCGGCGGCGCCCTCGGCCATGCACGCCTCGGCGGCCTTCACGATCGTGCCGCCGGTGTCGATCATGTCGTCGGTCAGGACGCAGATCTTGTCCTTGACCTCGCCGACGACGCGGTTGGCGACGACCTCGTTGGCGACGTCGATGCGGCGCGACTTGTGGATGAACGCCAGCGGCGCCCCGCCCAGGCGCGCCGACCACCGCTCGGCGACCTTGATCCGGCCGGCGTCCGGGGAGACCACGGCGAGCTGCTGGTCGCCGTACTTCTCCTTGACGTAGTCGGTGAGGATCGGCAGCGCCATCAGGTGGTCGACGGGGCCGTCGAAGAAGCCCTGGATCTGGTCGGCGTGCAGGTCGACGGTGATCAGCCGGTCGGCGCCGGCGGTCTTGAACAGGTCGGCGACCAGGCGCGCCGAGATCGGCTCGCGGCCGCGGTGCTTCTTGTCCTGACGGGCATAGCCGTAGAAGGGCATCACCACGGTGATCCGCTTGGCCGAGGCGCGCTTGAGCGCGTCGACCATGATCAGGTGCTCCATGATCCACTCGTTGATCGGAGCGGTGTGGCTCTGGATCACGAAGGCGTGGCACCCCCGCACGGACTCCTCGTAGCGCACGTAGAGCTCGCCGTTGGCGAACTCGTAGGCACTCTGCGGGACGAGCCCGGTCTCGAGGAGGTCGGCGACCTCGTGTGCGAGGTCGGGGTGCGCCCGGCCGCTGAAGACCATGAGGTTCTTCTCGGTGGTCCGCTTCATTCCGGTCACGCGACGCGACTCCTCGCTGTCCTGGTCGGCCTCGGGGGAAGGCTCGTTCGGAGGTGCTGGTCAAGTCTGACCCACATCCGTCCCACCACCAACCCCGGGGTCACTCCTCGGGCTGCTCCAGCCGCTCGCGAGCGGCCCGGGCGGCCTCGGCCTGGGCGGTGCCCGCGCGCTTGGCCTCGGTCCAGCCCTCGACGTTGCGCTGCGGGCCGCTGCTGACCGCCAGCGCGCCCGGCGGCACGTCGCGGCGTACGACGGTGCCGCCCGCGGTGCCCGCGCCGTCGCCGACCTCGACCGGCGCGACGAAGGTGTTGTTGGAGCCGGTCCGGGCGTGGCGGCCGATGACCGTGCGGTGCTTGGCCACACCGTCGTAGTTGGCGAAGATCGTGCCGGCCCCGATGTTGGTCCCCTCGCCGATCTCGGCGTCGCCGACGTAGGACAGGTGCGGCACCTTGGCCCCGTCGCCGATGGAGGCGTTCTTGGCCTCCACGAACGCGCCGATCTTGCCGCCGATCCCGAGCCGCGTGCCGGGTCGCAGGTAGGCGAACGGACCGACCGTGGCGCGGTCCTCGACGATCGCGAGCTCGCCGTGGGCGCGCACGACGCGGGCCCCGGCGCCGATCTCGCAGTCCTTGAGCGTCGTGTCGGGGCCGACCACCGCGTCCTCGCGGACCACCGTCGCGCCGAGGAGCTGGGTGCCGGGCAGGATCGTGACGTCCGGCTCGATCACCACGTCGGCCTCGATCCACGTCGTCGCGGGGTCCATGACACTGACGCCCTCCTTCATCCAGCGGGTGACGATGCGACGGTTGAGCTCGCGGCCGAGGTCGGCCAGCTGGGCGCGGTCGTTGGCGCCCGCGGTCTGCGCGACGTCGGCGATGAGGTGGGCGCCGACGGTGAGCCCGTCCTCGCGCGCGATGGCCACGGCGTCGGTGAGGTAGTACTCGCCCTTGGCGTTGTCGTTGGTGATCCGCTCCAGCGCCGACAGCAGGAACTCCGCGTCGAAGGCCAGGATCCCGGAGCTGACCTCGCGGATCTCGCGCTGCTCGGGCGTCGCGTCCTTCTCCTCCACGATCGCCTCGACGTCGCCCTCGTCGTTGCGCACGATGCGTCCGTAGCCGAAGGGGTCGGCGACCAGGCCGCTCAGGATGCTGACCGCGCGCTGGGCGGCGTGATGCTCCTCGGCGAACGCCCGGAGCGTGTCACCCTCCAGCAGCGGGGTGTCGCCGGCCGCGACGATGACCGTGCCCGAGGTGGTGCCGAGCGCGTCCATCGCGACCCGGACGGCGTGCCCGGTGCCCTCCTGCGTCTCCTGCACGGCCAGCACCGCCGAGGGCAGCAGCGCGGTGATGTGCGGCCCGACCTGCTCGCGCTGGTGGCCGACCACCGCGACGACCTCGGTCGGCTCCACGGCCTGCACGGCGTGCAGGACGTGGCCGATCATGGAGCGCCCGCCGATCGGGTGCAGCACCTTCATGGTCTTCGACTTCATGCGGGTGCCGCCGCCGGCGGCGAGGACGATGACGGTGAGGTTGTCCATGCCCGCAGTCTGTCACCGGTCGCGGCCACGCCGAGAAACCGCCGCCTACGCCTCGCCCGACTCGAGCAGCTGCCCGAACAGCTCGGCGTACTGGATGAGGTGCCGGTCGGCCAGGTAGTGGTCGCGCACCCGCAGGTGCGCCGCGCGCCCCATCCGCTCGCACCGCTCGGGATCGGCGAGCAGCGAGGCCAGGGCGCCGACCAGCGCCTCGCCGTCTCGCGGGTCGTCGAGCAGCAGGCCGCACACGCCGTCCTCCACCTGGTCGCGGATGCCGCCGACCGCGGACGCCACCACGGGCCGGCCCTTCCACATCGGCTCGGTGACCGTCAGGCCGAACCCCTCGGCGAGGCTCTTCTGGATCCCCACGGTCGCCCACCGCTGCAGCGCGTTGATGGTGCGCGCGTTCTCGTCGAGGTCGTCCATCGGCACCGAGAGGAGATGGCTGCGCTCCCGCGCCGCCGCCGGCAGCGATTGCCACTGCTCGCGGCACGCGGCGAGCACCTCGACCGCCTCCGGGTCGTCGGCCACGCCGGTCGTCTCCGGTCCGGCGAGCACGAGGTGCACGTCGGACGGGAGCGCGTCGAGGTGCCGGGAGAAGGCGTCCAGCACGCCGCCCATGTCCTTGAGCCGGTCCCATCGGCTGACCTGGAGCACGACCCGCGCGTCGCGGGACGGCACCGGCCCACCCTCGACCACCATCTCCTCGCGGTGCACCAGCGCGTCGATCTCCTCGGCGCCGAGGCCGACGTTCTTGGGGCTGAACGGGTCGAGCGACGGCGGGATGATGCGCAGCCAGCGCCGGTCGACCCAGTCGGGGGCGAACTGCTCGCGCGAGAAGACGCAGGCGTGCGCCGGCTCGACGAGGTCACGCAGGAAGGCCCACGCCTCGCGGGTCCACTGGTCGTGCTCGTCGACCCCGACGTGGCAGCGCCAGACGACCCAGACGCCCCTCCGGCGCAGCACCTGCGCGAGCCCGGCGGTCTGCGGGTCGTGGAGCAGCACCACGTCGCCCGGTTGCACCAGGTCGAGCACCTGCTGCTCCTGCGCGGCAAGCGTCGCGTCGTACGTCGCCCGCGCGGCGGCGTCGAGCGCGCCCCCGTCACCGGGCGAGCCGTGCAGCCGGTTGTGCAGGCGCTTGGTGACGGCGAAGAACTCCGGACCGCCACCCACGGTGAGCCACCGCACGGTGAGCCCGGCGCCGGCGGCGTACGCCACCAGCCCGTGCAGCATCTCCGCCACGCCCCCGCCGCGCGCCGTCGAGTTGATGTTCCACACGGTGCGACCGCCGAGCAGGCGGCGCACCGCGGCGACGTGGCGCCCGAGCTCGCCCACGCGCTCGGGCGCGAGCAGCGGGGTCAGCCGATCGAGCGGGACGGGGGCGACCCGGACCTCGACGACGCGGGCGGTCGAGGGCTCGGGCGGGCGGGGCATCGGGGCGTGGCTCATCACAGGCCTCCTCAGGTCTCGCCTCGAGTGTGGGTCAGGGCGCGCCTTCCCGGAAGGGTCCCGGGTCCCGGGTCGCCCACGGCACGGGCCGTCCGACCCTGCCACCGCCCGCCGCGCAGCGAGACCGTGGGGGCCGACCTGCGGCCAGTCGGGCCACCGCCCGTGTCCCCGGAACCCCGCAACGGCAGGAGACCCCCATGACCACCTCGCCGGAGCAGGGCGACCCTCCCGTCCCCACCTCTCCCGTGCCGTCCTATCCCGTCCACTCCTATCCCGTCCACGTCGATGCCGACCTCGACCCCAAGCTCAGCCGTGGCCTGTGGCTGGTCAAGTGGCTGCTCGCGATCCCCCACTTCATCGTGCTGGCGTTCTTGTGGATCGCGTTCGGGGTGCTGAGCGTCGTCGCGTTCTTCGCCATCCTCATCACCGGCCGCTACCCGCGCTCCATCTTCGACCTCAACGTCGGCATCATGCGCTGGAACTGGCGGGTGGGCTACTACGCCACCAACGTCCTGGGCACCGACCGCTACCCGCCGTTCCGGCTTGCCGACGTGCCCGACTACCCCGCGCACCTCGAGATCGACTACCCCGAGCGGCTCTCGCGCGGACTCGTGCTCGTGAAGTGGTGGCTGCTCGCCTTCCCGCACTACCTGGTCGTGGGCATCTTCACGGGTGCAGCGGCCTACGCCGTGGCCGGCGCGGACGACTCCACCGATGCGGTCTGGGCAGGCCTCGGCCTCATCACCACGCTCGTGCTGATCGCCGCCGTCGCCCTGCTCTTCAC
The sequence above is drawn from the Nocardioides sp. zg-1228 genome and encodes:
- the glmU gene encoding bifunctional UDP-N-acetylglucosamine diphosphorylase/glucosamine-1-phosphate N-acetyltransferase GlmU translates to MDNLTVIVLAAGGGTRMKSKTMKVLHPIGGRSMIGHVLHAVQAVEPTEVVAVVGHQREQVGPHITALLPSAVLAVQETQEGTGHAVRVAMDALGTTSGTVIVAAGDTPLLEGDTLRAFAEEHHAAQRAVSILSGLVADPFGYGRIVRNDEGDVEAIVEEKDATPEQREIREVSSGILAFDAEFLLSALERITNDNAKGEYYLTDAVAIAREDGLTVGAHLIADVAQTAGANDRAQLADLGRELNRRIVTRWMKEGVSVMDPATTWIEADVVIEPDVTILPGTQLLGATVVREDAVVGPDTTLKDCEIGAGARVVRAHGELAIVEDRATVGPFAYLRPGTRLGIGGKIGAFVEAKNASIGDGAKVPHLSYVGDAEIGEGTNIGAGTIFANYDGVAKHRTVIGRHARTGSNNTFVAPVEVGDGAGTAGGTVVRRDVPPGALAVSSGPQRNVEGWTEAKRAGTAQAEAARAARERLEQPEE
- a CDS encoding ribose-phosphate diphosphokinase, which produces MKRTTEKNLMVFSGRAHPDLAHEVADLLETGLVPQSAYEFANGELYVRYEESVRGCHAFVIQSHTAPINEWIMEHLIMVDALKRASAKRITVVMPFYGYARQDKKHRGREPISARLVADLFKTAGADRLITVDLHADQIQGFFDGPVDHLMALPILTDYVKEKYGDQQLAVVSPDAGRIKVAERWSARLGGAPLAFIHKSRRIDVANEVVANRVVGEVKDKICVLTDDMIDTGGTIVKAAEACMAEGAAGVVIAATHPILSDPAVDRLKNCSAMEIVVTDTLPIPADKQFDKLTTLSIAPLIARAIREVFEDGSVTSMFDGHA
- a CDS encoding glycosyltransferase; this translates as MSHAPMPRPPEPSTARVVEVRVAPVPLDRLTPLLAPERVGELGRHVAAVRRLLGGRTVWNINSTARGGGVAEMLHGLVAYAAGAGLTVRWLTVGGGPEFFAVTKRLHNRLHGSPGDGGALDAAARATYDATLAAQEQQVLDLVQPGDVVLLHDPQTAGLAQVLRRRGVWVVWRCHVGVDEHDQWTREAWAFLRDLVEPAHACVFSREQFAPDWVDRRWLRIIPPSLDPFSPKNVGLGAEEIDALVHREEMVVEGGPVPSRDARVVLQVSRWDRLKDMGGVLDAFSRHLDALPSDVHLVLAGPETTGVADDPEAVEVLAACREQWQSLPAAARERSHLLSVPMDDLDENARTINALQRWATVGIQKSLAEGFGLTVTEPMWKGRPVVASAVGGIRDQVEDGVCGLLLDDPRDGEALVGALASLLADPERCERMGRAAHLRVRDHYLADRHLIQYAELFGQLLESGEA